In one Candidatus Thermoplasmatota archaeon genomic region, the following are encoded:
- a CDS encoding manganese efflux pump MntP family protein, protein MDFVTVILIAIGLSMDAFAVSIAKGISVNKNRRRSAILLASLFGGFQALMPVIGWFAGLGLRDIIMGVDHWIAFGLLGFIGAKMIYDSTKSEDGKEEDVTIFAALVLAAATSIDALMVGLSFAFLETPILIPVLIIGTVTLMLSYLGFIFGSRMGSIFGKKIKIFGGLILILIGIRILIEHLL, encoded by the coding sequence ATGGATTTCGTTACGGTGATTCTAATTGCGATTGGGCTATCCATGGATGCTTTCGCAGTTTCAATTGCAAAAGGAATATCTGTAAATAAGAACAGAAGAAGATCTGCAATCCTATTAGCTTCTCTTTTTGGAGGGTTTCAGGCGCTGATGCCCGTAATCGGCTGGTTTGCAGGTTTAGGTTTAAGGGACATAATCATGGGAGTCGACCATTGGATCGCATTTGGACTACTCGGGTTCATTGGCGCAAAGATGATCTACGACTCAACGAAAAGTGAAGATGGTAAGGAAGAAGATGTTACAATATTCGCAGCACTCGTTCTCGCGGCTGCGACCAGCATAGATGCTTTGATGGTCGGTCTCAGTTTCGCATTCTTGGAAACACCCATCTTAATCCCAGTCCTGATCATTGGGACCGTAACCCTCATGCTATCTTATCTGGGGTTCATATTCGGTTCAAGGATGGGAAGCATCTTTGGCAAGAAGATCAAGATTTTTGGCGGCCTTATCCTCATATTGATCGGGATACGGATCTTGATAGAGCACTTGCTATAG
- a CDS encoding SDR family oxidoreductase: protein MHTNAAAYVVSKHGVIGLTKNATIEYATRGIRVNAGCQGFMDTPRLNRVGITTNTETERAIAEAHPMRRLWKPDESAALVV from the coding sequence ATGCATACAAACGCGGCTGCATACGTCGTCTCGAAACATGGTGTGATAGGATTGACCAAGAACGCGACAATCGAATACGCCACAAGAGGCATTCGTGTCAATGCGGGCTGTCAGGGCTTTATGGACACGCCAAGACTGAACCGTGTGGGTATAACAACAAACACGGAAACCGAGAGGGCAATTGCCGAAGCACATCCGATGAGACGTCTCTGGAAACCAGACGAGAGCGCTGCTCTTGTAGTCTAG